A window from Manis javanica isolate MJ-LG chromosome 10, MJ_LKY, whole genome shotgun sequence encodes these proteins:
- the FZD9 gene encoding frizzled-9, producing MAVPPLCRVLLLWQLLAAGSAALEIGRFDPERGRGPAPCQAVEIPMCRGIGYNLTRMPNLLGHTSQGEAAAELAEFAPLVQYGCHSHLRFFLCSLYAPMCTDQVSTPIPACRPMCEQARLRCAPIMEQFNFGWPDSLDCARLPTRNDPHALCMEAPENATVGPAEPHKGLGMLPVAPRPARPPGDAVPGQGGGGGTCENPEKFQYVEKSRSCAPRCGPGIEVFWSRRDKNFALVWMAVWSALCFFSTAFTVLTFLLEPQRFQYPERPIIFLSMCYNVYSLAFLIRAVAGAQSVACDQEAGVLYVIQEGLENTGCTLVFLLLYYFGMASSLWWVVLTLTWFLAAGKKWGHEAIEAHGSYFHMAAWGLPALKTIVILTLRKVAGDELTGLCYVASMDEAALTGFVLVPLSCYLVLGTSFLLTGFVALFHIRKIMKTGGTNTEKLEKLMVKIGVFSILYTVPATCVIVCYVYERLNMDFWRLRATEQPCSVATIPGGRRDCSLQGGSVPTVAVFMLKIFMSLVVGITSGVWVWSSKTFQSWQSLCHRKMTAGRARAKACRVPGGYGRGTHCHYKTPTVVLHMTKTDPSLENPTHL from the coding sequence ATGGCCGTGCCGCCGCTCTGCCGGGTGCTGCTGCTGTGGCAGCTGCTGGCGGCGGGCAGCGCGGCGCTGGAAATCGGCCGCTTCGACCCGGAGCGCGGGCGCGGGCCGGCGCCGTGCCAGGCGGTGGAGATCCCCATGTGCCGCGGCATCGGCTACAACCTAACCCGCATGCCCAACCTGCTGGGCCACACGTCGCAGGGCGAGGCGGCGGCCGAGCTGGCCGAGTTCGCGCCGCTCGTGCAGTACGGCTGCCACAGCCACCTGCGCTTCTTCCTGTGCTCTCTCTACGCGCCCATGTGCACCGACCAGGTCTCGACGCCTATCCCCGCCTGCCGGCCCATGTGCGAGCAGGCGCGCCTGCGCTGCGCGCCCATCATGGAGCAGTTCAACTTCGGCTGGCCGGACTCGCTGGACTGCGCCCGGCTGCCTACGCGCAACGACCCGCACGCGCTCTGCATGGAGGCGCCCGAGAACGCCACGGTCGGCCCCGCAGAGCCCCACAAGGGCCTGGGCATGCTGCCCGTGGCGCCTCGGCCCGCGCGGCCCCCCGGCGATGCTGTCCCGGGCCAGGGTGGTGGCGGCGGTACCTGCGAGAACCCGGAGAAGTTCCAGTACGTGGAGAAGAGTCGCTCGTGCGCGCCACGCTGCGGGCCCGGCATCGAGGTGTTCTGGTCGCGGCGCGACAAGAACTTCGCGCTCGTTTGGATGGCCGTGTGGTCGGCGCTGTGCTTCTTCTCCACAGCCTTCACTGTGCTCACCTTCCTGCTGGAGCCTCAGCGCTTCCAGTACCCCGAGCGCCCCATCATCTTTCTCTCCATGTGCTATAACGTCTACTCGCTGGCCTTTCTCATCCGTGCCGTGGCGGGTGCCCAGAGCGTGGCCTGTGATCAAGAGGCGGGTGTGCTCTACGTGATCCAGGAGGGCCTGGAGAACACGGGCTGCACGCTGGTCTTCCTGCTGCTCTACTATTTCGGCATGGCCAGCTCGCTGTGGTGGGTGGTGCTGACCCTCACCTGGTTCCTGGCGGCTGGCAAGAAATGGGGCCATGAGGCCATTGAGGCCCATGGCAGCTACTTTCACATGGCGGCCTGGGGCCTACCAGCCCTCAAGACCATCGTTATCCTGACCCTGCGCAAGGTGGCCGGGGATGAGCTGACTGGGCTCTGCTACGTGGCCAGCATGGATGAGGCAGCGCTCACTGGCTTTGTGCTGGTGCCCCTCTCCTGCTACCTGGTGCTGGGTACCAGCTTCCTCCTGACTGGCTTTGTGGCCCTCTTCCACATCCGCAAGATCATGAAGACAGGCGGCACCAACACAGAGAAGCTGGAGAAGCTCATGGTCAAGATTGGAGTCTTCTCCATCCTTTACACAGTGCCCGCTACCTGCGTCATCGTCTGCTACGTCTATGAGCGCCTCAACATGGACTTCTGGCGCCTTCGAGCCACAGAGCAACCCTGCTCAGTGGCCACCATACCTGGTGGCCGGAGGGACTGCTCATTGCAAGGAGGCTCAGTGCCCACCGTGGCTGTCTTCATGCTCAAAATCTTCATGTCGCTTGTGGTGGGTATCACCAGCGGCGTTTGGGTATGGAGCTCCAAGACTTTCCAGAGCTGGCAAAGCCTGTGCCACCGCAAGATGACAGCTGGCCGGGCCCGTGCAAAGGCCTGCCGGGTCCCTGGGGGCTATGGCCGTGGCACCCACTGTCACTATAAGACCCCCACAGTGGTCTTGCACATGACTAAGACAGACCCTTCGCTGGAGAACCCCACACACCTCTAG